The DNA sequence CGGGCCCGCGCCGCCCTCGCCGCCGGGACCGCCGACGCGGTCCAGGTGGATGAGCCCACCCGCACGCTGGCGGTGCCGGCGCCGGGAGGCGCTGGGGCACTGATGGACACGCTCCGCAGGCTCGACAACGCCGGCATCGACGTGTCCGACATCGGCCTGCGGCGCCCCACTCTCGATGACGTCTTCCTCGCGCTCACCGGCCACGCGGCGCAAGAGGATACCGGGGTGCCGGACCCCGCTCCGGCCGGCCACGGCGGCCCGACGGCAAGCGAGGCGAACCGATGACCACGACGGCCCTTCCCACACCCCGCCGCGGCCGCACCCGCGTGTTCACCGATTCGGTGGTGATCGCCAAGCGCAACCTGATCAAGATCATCCGCGTGCCGGAAGTCCTGGTGTTCGTGCTGATCTCGCCGATCATGTTCGTGCTGCTGTTCGCGTACGTCTTCGGCGGAGCCATCGACCCGGGCGGCGGCGTGGACTACCGGGAGTTCCTCATCGGCGGGATCTTCGCGCAGACGGTGGTGTTCGGCGCCACGTTCACCGGGGCGGGACTCGCGGAGGACATGCAGAAGGGCATCATCGATCGGTTCCGGTCGCTGCCCATGTCGCGGTCGGCCGTGCTCATCGGCCGCACCGTTTCCGACATCGCCTACAACCTGCTGTCGATCGCCATCATGGCCGTCACCGGGCTGCTGGTCGGATGGCGCATGCGCGGCTCCTTCCTCGACGCGGTCGCGGGATTCCTGCTGCTGCTGGTCTTCTCATACGCCTTCAGCTGGATCATGGCCTACGTCGGCCTGCTGGTGCCCAGCGTCGAGGTGATCAACAACGCCTCGTTCGTCGTGATCATGCCGCTGACGTTCGTGTCCAACGCCTTCGTCCCGCTCGAGTCGTTCCCCACCGTCCTGCAGTACTTCGTGGAGTGGAACCCGGTCTCGGCGGTCACCCAGGCGGTGCGGGAGTTCTTCGGCAACACCAACCCGGCGATCCCCGTCTCGGACGCCTGGTCGATGCAGCACCCCACCGCCTACACGCTGTGCTGGGTGGTGCTCATCCTCGTGATCTTCATGCCGCTGTCGATCGGCCGATACAAGCGCGCCATCAAGTAGCGGCGCGGAACACAGCGGCGCGGAACACAGCGGCGCGGAGACATCCACGGGACGGACCGCGACCACCAAACAATCACCCATGCTTGTTTCTGGCAGACGACGCTGTTAGCGTCGGCACCGTCCGTGCCCCACGTCACATCCGGGGCCACCGAAGCACGCGTGAGGTGACGATGCGCCCCGACCTGTCCGGCATCCCCGAGATCGACATCAACCTGGCCACGCGCGTCGCCGCCGGGGATGCGCTGGTGCGCGCGGCCGCGATGTTCGGCTCGCGCACCGCGATCGTCGACGGCGATGCGACCGTCACCTATCGCACGCTCGACGCGGCGTCCGACGCGCTCGGGCACGCTCTCCTCGCCGGCGGACTGCACCGTCAGGAGCCCGTCGCGATGCTCATGCGCAACTCGTGGCGCATGGTCGCCTCGTATTTCGCGTGCGCCAAGACGGCACTGGTGGCGATGCCGGTCAACATCGCGCTCGCCCCGGACGACATCGCCTGGATCCTCGCGGACTCGGGCAGCCGCACCGTCATCGTCGACGACGATGCGCTGCCCCTGCTGCACGGTTTCCTGCAGCATCCGCCGGCGGGGCTGCGGATCGTCGTCGCCGGCATCGGCTCCGTTGATGGGCATCACGTCGAATCCTGGGACGAGCTCGTCGCCGCCGCCCCGGCCGGCCCGGTGGAGGTCCCCGTCGACGACAGGGACACC is a window from the Tomitella gaofuii genome containing:
- a CDS encoding ABC transporter permease, with the protein product MTTTALPTPRRGRTRVFTDSVVIAKRNLIKIIRVPEVLVFVLISPIMFVLLFAYVFGGAIDPGGGVDYREFLIGGIFAQTVVFGATFTGAGLAEDMQKGIIDRFRSLPMSRSAVLIGRTVSDIAYNLLSIAIMAVTGLLVGWRMRGSFLDAVAGFLLLLVFSYAFSWIMAYVGLLVPSVEVINNASFVVIMPLTFVSNAFVPLESFPTVLQYFVEWNPVSAVTQAVREFFGNTNPAIPVSDAWSMQHPTAYTLCWVVLILVIFMPLSIGRYKRAIK